From the Alloalcanivorax dieselolei B5 genome, one window contains:
- a CDS encoding saccharopine dehydrogenase family protein, whose amino-acid sequence MSDTRPYALVLYGATGFTGGLTARYLSCHLPRDVRWAIAGRHRDRLEKIAAALEQRGHRPDLLIACSDDDTSLNAMAARTRVLVSTVGPYVRHGEPLVRACIGQGTHYCDLTGEPEFVNRLLLEHHAAARDAGCAIVNSCGFDSIPHDAGVLFTINRLIQAHGRPLDQPVTVEGALTASAQFSGGTWHSALEAFARPGANRDSLRQANEQLRRDYPRQVATLPFRARHDTDLGGWLAPLPTIDPMVVLRSARALERYGPQFRYGHYLASGNPLKLGLGAAAVGALIGAAQVGPLRRWLLQRRPAGDGPDAATRARSWFQVRLRGRCGDSEVLCQVSGGDPGYDETACMLAETAMALALDPGQPRDTGVITPVMALRDQLLERLIKAGIRFEQIHETA is encoded by the coding sequence ATGAGCGACACACGTCCCTATGCCTTGGTGTTGTACGGCGCCACCGGTTTCACCGGCGGGCTCACCGCCCGCTATCTGAGCTGTCATTTGCCCCGGGATGTCCGCTGGGCCATCGCCGGACGGCACCGTGATCGTCTGGAGAAAATCGCCGCCGCCCTGGAGCAGCGCGGTCACCGTCCGGATCTGCTGATTGCCTGCAGTGACGACGACACCAGCCTTAATGCCATGGCCGCCAGGACGCGGGTGCTGGTCAGTACGGTGGGGCCCTATGTCCGTCATGGTGAACCGCTGGTGCGGGCCTGCATCGGCCAGGGTACCCACTATTGTGATCTCACCGGTGAACCGGAGTTCGTCAATCGTCTGCTGCTGGAGCACCATGCCGCCGCCCGCGACGCCGGCTGTGCCATCGTCAACAGTTGCGGCTTCGACTCCATTCCCCACGACGCCGGCGTGCTGTTCACCATCAACCGGCTGATCCAGGCCCACGGCCGCCCGCTGGACCAGCCGGTAACGGTGGAAGGGGCGCTGACCGCCTCGGCGCAGTTTTCCGGTGGCACCTGGCATTCCGCCCTGGAAGCCTTCGCCCGCCCCGGCGCCAATCGCGACAGCCTGCGCCAGGCCAACGAGCAACTGCGCCGGGACTATCCGAGACAGGTCGCCACTCTGCCTTTCCGGGCCCGACATGACACGGATCTGGGCGGCTGGCTGGCACCGCTGCCGACCATCGACCCGATGGTGGTGCTGCGCTCCGCCCGCGCGCTGGAGCGCTATGGCCCGCAATTCCGCTACGGCCATTATCTGGCCAGCGGCAATCCGCTCAAGCTGGGCCTGGGTGCCGCCGCCGTCGGCGCGCTGATCGGCGCGGCGCAAGTGGGCCCGCTGCGGCGCTGGCTGCTGCAACGCCGCCCCGCTGGCGACGGCCCGGACGCGGCCACCCGTGCCCGCTCCTGGTTCCAGGTGCGGCTGCGCGGTCGTTGCGGAGACAGCGAGGTGCTGTGCCAGGTGTCCGGTGGCGATCCCGGCTATGACGAAACCGCCTGCATGCTCGCCGAAACCGCCATGGCGCTGGCTCTGGATCCGGGCCAACCGCGAGATACCGGCGTCATCACCCCGGTGATGGCGCTGCGCGACCAATTGCTGGAGCGCCTGATCAAAGCCGGTATCCGTTTCGAACAGATCCATGAAACAGCCTGA
- a CDS encoding DUF2505 domain-containing protein — protein sequence MEMTVERRYPVDVETLYAILTSKAFFEQRYAWGRVEDYRFDAFEQTGDGALIRIVQPIAIRADKIPGFARRFLPTRADLTTEFRWHPAPEGGYRAEYRFALGNVPVKVSGTMTLLPGSDGGGESRQITQVAVRSSVPLVGGKLEKLIGQRFDQALEGDYRATLRYIKEKTVDS from the coding sequence ATGGAAATGACGGTGGAGCGCCGCTATCCGGTGGATGTGGAAACGTTGTACGCGATTCTCACCAGCAAGGCATTTTTCGAGCAGCGTTATGCCTGGGGAAGGGTGGAGGATTATCGCTTCGATGCCTTTGAGCAGACCGGGGACGGCGCGCTGATTCGCATCGTCCAGCCGATTGCCATCCGCGCCGATAAAATTCCCGGTTTCGCCCGCCGCTTTCTGCCCACCCGGGCCGACCTGACCACGGAATTCCGCTGGCACCCGGCGCCGGAAGGCGGCTACCGTGCGGAATACCGCTTCGCCCTCGGCAATGTGCCGGTGAAAGTCAGCGGCACCATGACCCTGTTACCCGGCAGCGATGGCGGCGGCGAATCCCGCCAGATCACCCAGGTGGCGGTGCGCTCCTCGGTGCCCCTGGTGGGCGGCAAACTGGAAAAACTGATCGGCCAGCGTTTTGACCAGGCCTTGGAAGGGGACTATCGAGCCACGCTGCGGTACATAAAAGAAAAGACAGTTGACAGTTGA
- a CDS encoding TRAP transporter large permease → MSGNEWLILALIGGFLTLMMIGVPVAISLAVSGFTVGFIGFGPMLFSLLPARLYGVVTNYTMLAIPLFVFMGVMLEKSRVAEDMLETIGRLMGPVNGGMGIAIVIVGVLMGASTGIVGATVVTVAMLTLPTLMRRGYAPSIASGTICASGTLGQIIPPSLVLILLAEIVGESVGTLFAAAFLPGLVLALVYVVFLLILGRWRPSWVPAIPAGERATSGGLGRDLLRTVLPPLLLMMAVLGSIIAGIAAPTEAASMGALGSALIALAARRMNATLLRETLHGTLTITAMVFFILLCAQPFALAFRGLGGDNLVHELFALLPGGEIGAVLFLMLLLFVLGFFLEWIEISYIALPMFLPVFHGYGTDMVWLATLVAMNLQMSFLTPPFGWALFFLKGVAPPGITTRHIYLGALPFVLLQMLAVMILFFVPEVATWLPKAIGW, encoded by the coding sequence ATGAGCGGTAATGAGTGGTTGATACTGGCACTGATCGGCGGCTTTCTGACGCTGATGATGATCGGCGTACCGGTGGCCATTTCACTGGCGGTATCGGGATTCACCGTCGGCTTCATCGGCTTCGGTCCCATGCTGTTTTCACTGTTGCCCGCGCGCCTCTACGGCGTGGTCACCAACTACACCATGCTGGCGATCCCACTGTTCGTGTTCATGGGCGTGATGCTGGAAAAATCGCGGGTGGCGGAGGATATGCTGGAAACCATCGGCCGTTTGATGGGGCCGGTGAATGGCGGCATGGGCATCGCCATCGTCATTGTCGGCGTGCTGATGGGGGCGTCCACCGGTATTGTCGGCGCCACCGTGGTGACCGTGGCGATGCTGACCCTGCCGACGCTGATGCGTCGCGGTTACGCCCCGTCCATCGCCTCCGGCACAATCTGCGCGTCGGGCACGCTGGGGCAAATCATTCCTCCCAGTCTGGTGCTGATTCTGCTTGCCGAGATCGTCGGTGAATCGGTGGGCACGCTGTTCGCCGCGGCGTTCCTGCCCGGCTTGGTGCTGGCGCTGGTGTACGTCGTGTTTCTGCTGATACTGGGCCGGTGGCGGCCATCCTGGGTGCCGGCGATTCCCGCCGGGGAACGGGCGACATCGGGCGGGCTGGGCCGTGACCTGCTGCGTACCGTTTTACCGCCGTTGCTGCTGATGATGGCGGTGCTGGGATCGATCATCGCCGGTATCGCCGCGCCCACCGAAGCGGCCTCCATGGGGGCGCTCGGCAGCGCCTTGATCGCGCTCGCCGCCCGCCGTATGAACGCCACGTTGCTACGCGAAACGCTGCACGGCACCTTGACCATCACCGCCATGGTGTTCTTCATCCTGTTGTGCGCTCAGCCCTTCGCGCTGGCCTTCCGTGGGCTCGGAGGCGATAACCTGGTGCATGAGCTGTTCGCGCTGCTGCCCGGGGGCGAAATCGGCGCCGTATTGTTTCTGATGTTGCTGTTGTTCGTGCTCGGCTTCTTTCTCGAGTGGATCGAGATTTCCTATATCGCGTTGCCCATGTTTCTGCCGGTGTTCCATGGCTACGGCACCGACATGGTGTGGCTGGCGACGCTGGTGGCGATGAATCTGCAAATGTCGTTCCTGACGCCGCCGTTTGGCTGGGCGCTGTTCTTCCTCAAGGGTGTGGCACCGCCGGGGATCACCACCCGTCACATCTATCTCGGTGCCTTGCCGTTTGTGTTGTTGCAGATGCTGGCGGTGATGATCCTGTTTTTCGTACCCGAGGTGGCCACCTGGCTGCCCAAGGCCATCGGTTGGTGA
- a CDS encoding PepSY-associated TM helix domain-containing protein: MTSRAFRIWSFVHKWTSLVATVFMLMLCLTGLPLIFHHEIEHLTLPELETLPEDHTAVPVQSIIDRADRNRPDEHVLYAFFDDEDPLVIVATGASPMSAPETFHYQTFDLRNGRQLQVAQPTEGFMYVMRRLHVDLFAALPGMLFLGLMGLLVMIAIVSGVVLYAPFMRKQPFATVRTQRSRRLRWLDLHNLLGIVTVVWLAVVTLTGMINTLAVPIERMWQASELAAMSASHRDRPVPEHYAAADRVTGEVRAAFPNSHLLTLAFPGTPFASPHHYGVYLVGNTPVTSRVLTPVLADAASGEITATRAMPWYAQTLFLSQPLHFGDYGGLPLKLLWTVLDLITIVVLVSGLYLWLGKRRGNKRATEEEPDYLLEDTA, from the coding sequence ATGACATCCCGAGCTTTTCGCATCTGGTCCTTCGTGCACAAGTGGACCAGCCTGGTCGCCACCGTCTTCATGCTGATGCTGTGCCTGACCGGTCTGCCGCTGATCTTTCATCATGAGATCGAACATCTGACGCTGCCGGAACTGGAAACCCTGCCCGAGGACCACACGGCGGTGCCGGTACAGAGCATCATCGACCGGGCGGACCGCAACCGCCCGGATGAACACGTCCTCTATGCGTTCTTCGACGACGAGGATCCTCTGGTCATCGTAGCCACCGGCGCCTCGCCGATGAGCGCCCCGGAAACCTTCCACTACCAGACCTTCGATCTGCGTAATGGCCGGCAACTGCAGGTGGCCCAGCCCACGGAAGGCTTCATGTATGTAATGAGGCGTCTGCACGTGGACTTGTTCGCCGCGCTGCCGGGCATGCTGTTCCTGGGATTGATGGGACTGCTGGTGATGATCGCCATCGTCAGCGGCGTGGTGCTGTACGCGCCGTTCATGCGCAAACAGCCTTTTGCCACGGTACGTACTCAACGCAGCCGGCGTCTGCGCTGGCTGGATCTGCACAACCTGCTGGGCATCGTCACCGTGGTCTGGCTCGCGGTGGTCACCCTGACTGGAATGATCAATACCCTGGCGGTGCCCATCGAGCGCATGTGGCAGGCCAGCGAGCTGGCGGCGATGAGCGCCTCCCATCGGGACCGGCCGGTGCCGGAACACTACGCCGCCGCGGACCGGGTTACCGGCGAAGTGCGGGCCGCTTTCCCGAACAGCCATCTGCTCACCCTGGCCTTTCCCGGCACGCCGTTCGCCAGCCCGCATCACTACGGCGTCTATCTGGTGGGCAATACCCCGGTGACCAGCCGCGTGCTGACTCCGGTGCTGGCGGACGCCGCCAGCGGCGAGATCACCGCCACCCGCGCCATGCCCTGGTACGCCCAGACCCTGTTTCTGTCACAACCGCTGCACTTCGGTGACTACGGCGGCCTGCCGTTGAAACTGCTGTGGACGGTGCTGGATCTGATCACCATCGTGGTGCTCGTTAGCGGATTGTACTTGTGGCTCGGCAAAAGACGCGGCAACAAACGAGCCACGGAAGAAGAACCGGATTACCTGCTGGAGGACACCGCATGA
- a CDS encoding SDR family NAD(P)-dependent oxidoreductase: protein MSQSSPVMLITGAAHGLGAALARAAVDDYRLALLDRDELAGQTLANTLRGRTGEVLFLHADVSDERAVRQAMERIQRRWERLDVVINNAGVADTGPFEALGNHGWETLWRTNVMGTVYVCRAALAQMKRQNSGHLINIAALAGITGPPGLSSYAACSGALVRLSEALAAELAGTDIAVSVACPDLFASTLHQRLTGADPLSRARLERAMRRAADDVDTVAQDILTAAAKRPLYIFPQAEARRAWRRKRRNPMRFFHKWKKRS, encoded by the coding sequence ATGAGTCAGAGTAGCCCCGTGATGCTGATCACCGGTGCCGCCCACGGTCTGGGCGCCGCCCTGGCCCGGGCGGCCGTTGATGATTACCGGCTGGCGCTGCTGGATCGTGATGAACTGGCCGGGCAAACCCTGGCCAACACCTTGCGCGGCCGTACCGGCGAGGTGTTGTTTCTGCATGCCGACGTCAGTGACGAACGCGCGGTGCGCCAGGCGATGGAACGGATACAGCGGCGCTGGGAGCGGCTGGACGTGGTGATCAACAACGCCGGCGTCGCCGACACCGGTCCGTTCGAGGCGCTCGGTAACCACGGCTGGGAAACGCTGTGGCGGACCAATGTAATGGGAACGGTGTACGTGTGCCGGGCGGCGCTGGCGCAGATGAAACGGCAGAACAGCGGCCATTTGATCAACATCGCGGCGCTGGCGGGTATCACCGGGCCGCCTGGATTGAGCAGCTACGCCGCCTGCAGCGGCGCCCTGGTGCGCCTCAGCGAGGCGCTGGCGGCGGAGCTGGCTGGCACCGACATCGCCGTCAGCGTGGCCTGCCCCGACCTGTTCGCCAGCACGCTGCATCAGCGCCTCACCGGCGCCGACCCGCTCAGCCGGGCACGCTTGGAACGGGCCATGCGCCGCGCCGCCGACGACGTTGATACGGTGGCACAAGACATTCTCACCGCCGCCGCCAAACGACCGCTGTATATCTTCCCGCAAGCAGAAGCCCGCCGCGCCTGGCGCCGCAAACGACGCAACCCCATGCGTTTTTTCCACAAGTGGAAAAAACGCAGTTAA
- a CDS encoding TonB-dependent receptor has translation MPVSLTSLACRSLPSLGRSLLVILSLGLPLLPVAAQAQSAAANTEARQRYSIPAGPLEAALNRFGQQARILLSFSPELVKDLRSPGLKGSYTVADGLQHLLAGTALQARTNGQGGYRIQPATSRLAPIDVSADVPVSSAAMPVPVYAGGQVASGGRVGVLGDMDMMEAPFNITAYTAELVDDQQARSVADILVNNSAAVRLTGARGDLNDSYTIRGFPVNNHDVALNGVYGLLPYWRVPIEFAERVELIRGPNALLNGMAPSGSVGGAINVVPKRAAAQPLTRLSVDYTSDSQVGTHVDVGRRFGDEKRFGVRFNGVYRQGDTALEDQSREFPLMTLALDYQGERLRLSSDLLFQKEKLNGVIRPIQVAEGVSMPDAPDADRLFGMKNSYSDAQTLSIANNAEYDFNDHITGFLTFGGRENEWDTEAANVVVTDGDSGASNFGSARQRAERRTLVAQTGLRGRFATGAVNHQWSVSVNRLKHREGVVYQFGAPVSGNLYDPARDLEVDYSSLDGHIPTTQEYVFSGLTLTDRLLMLDDRLQLTLGARRQWIKTDNYDQNTGAKTSDYNEQLWTPLIGLAVMPLNNLTFYANAIQGLSPGDAAPLTASNPGTILAPYKTKQFEVGAKYDSGRFGATLAAFQIKKPSAYVNSDNVFKADGEQRNRGVEVSLFGEPVKGLRVLSGLSYIQPRLTDTQGGDNDDNDAPGVSRKQANLGFDWDLSGQISLGARWIYTGEAYLDAANTRTIPDWHRVDLGARYRLNLSGTPVVLRANLENALGEDYWQGASGYEGVNIGVPRTFTLSVTMDL, from the coding sequence ATGCCCGTTTCGTTGACCTCCCTTGCTTGCCGGTCCCTTCCCTCCCTGGGACGGTCCCTGCTGGTTATCCTCAGTCTGGGCCTGCCGCTGCTGCCCGTTGCCGCGCAGGCCCAGAGCGCCGCTGCCAATACGGAAGCACGGCAGCGCTACAGCATCCCCGCCGGGCCCCTGGAAGCGGCCCTGAACCGCTTTGGTCAACAGGCGCGGATCCTGCTGTCGTTCTCTCCCGAGTTGGTAAAGGATCTGCGCAGCCCCGGCCTCAAAGGCAGCTATACGGTGGCGGATGGTCTCCAGCACTTGCTGGCGGGCACGGCGTTGCAAGCACGCACCAACGGCCAGGGCGGCTATCGAATCCAACCGGCGACGTCACGTCTGGCGCCGATCGACGTCAGCGCCGATGTCCCGGTCTCCAGCGCCGCCATGCCGGTGCCGGTGTACGCCGGCGGTCAGGTGGCCAGCGGCGGCCGTGTTGGCGTGCTGGGCGACATGGATATGATGGAAGCGCCGTTCAATATCACCGCCTACACCGCCGAACTGGTGGACGATCAGCAGGCGCGCAGCGTCGCCGATATCCTGGTCAACAACAGCGCCGCGGTACGTCTCACCGGCGCCCGGGGCGACCTCAACGACAGCTACACCATTCGCGGCTTTCCGGTGAACAACCATGACGTGGCACTCAATGGCGTCTATGGCCTGCTGCCCTATTGGCGGGTACCGATTGAGTTCGCCGAGCGGGTGGAACTGATCCGCGGCCCCAACGCCCTGCTCAACGGCATGGCCCCCAGCGGCAGCGTCGGCGGCGCCATCAACGTGGTGCCCAAACGGGCGGCGGCGCAGCCGCTGACCCGGCTCAGCGTGGACTACACCTCCGACAGTCAGGTCGGCACTCATGTGGATGTGGGGCGACGGTTCGGTGACGAAAAGCGTTTCGGCGTGCGCTTCAACGGCGTCTATCGTCAGGGTGACACCGCTCTGGAAGACCAGAGCCGGGAATTCCCGTTGATGACTCTGGCGCTGGATTATCAGGGCGAGCGTTTGCGACTGTCCTCCGATCTGCTGTTCCAGAAGGAGAAACTCAACGGTGTGATCCGGCCGATCCAGGTGGCGGAAGGCGTGTCGATGCCGGACGCACCGGACGCCGATCGCCTGTTCGGCATGAAAAACTCCTACTCCGACGCCCAGACCTTATCCATCGCCAACAACGCCGAGTACGACTTCAATGACCATATCACCGGCTTTCTTACCTTCGGTGGTCGCGAAAATGAATGGGACACCGAAGCCGCCAATGTTGTGGTTACCGATGGGGACAGCGGCGCGTCGAACTTCGGCTCCGCGCGCCAACGCGCCGAACGGCGCACCCTGGTGGCCCAGACGGGCCTGCGCGGGCGCTTCGCCACCGGCGCCGTGAACCATCAGTGGTCGGTGAGCGTGAATCGTCTTAAACATCGCGAAGGCGTCGTTTATCAATTTGGCGCACCGGTAAGCGGCAATCTCTACGATCCAGCCAGGGATCTGGAGGTGGACTACTCCTCCCTGGATGGCCACATCCCCACCACTCAGGAATACGTATTCAGCGGTCTGACTCTCACCGATCGCTTGTTGATGCTGGACGACCGCCTGCAATTGACCCTGGGAGCTCGCCGTCAGTGGATCAAGACTGATAACTACGACCAGAACACCGGCGCCAAAACCAGCGACTACAACGAACAACTGTGGACGCCCCTGATTGGCCTGGCGGTGATGCCACTGAACAACCTGACCTTCTATGCCAACGCCATCCAGGGGCTGAGTCCCGGCGATGCCGCGCCGCTCACCGCCAGCAATCCAGGCACCATTCTGGCCCCCTATAAAACCAAACAGTTCGAAGTAGGCGCGAAGTACGACAGCGGCCGGTTTGGTGCCACCCTCGCCGCTTTCCAGATCAAAAAACCCAGCGCCTACGTGAACAGTGACAATGTTTTCAAAGCCGATGGCGAACAGCGTAATCGGGGCGTTGAAGTGAGTCTTTTCGGTGAGCCCGTGAAGGGCCTGCGCGTACTTTCCGGCCTGAGTTATATCCAGCCTCGCCTGACCGATACCCAGGGCGGCGACAATGACGACAACGATGCCCCCGGCGTTTCCCGCAAGCAAGCCAACCTGGGTTTCGACTGGGACCTGTCCGGCCAAATCAGTCTCGGCGCCCGCTGGATTTACACCGGCGAAGCTTATCTGGACGCCGCCAACACCCGCACTATTCCCGACTGGCACCGGGTGGATCTGGGCGCCCGCTATCGTCTCAATCTTTCCGGCACGCCGGTGGTGCTGCGCGCCAATCTGGAAAACGCGCTCGGCGAGGATTACTGGCAAGGGGCGAGTGGCTATGAAGGGGTGAACATCGGCGTGCCGCGCACCTTCACCCTGTCCGTGACCATGGATCTGTAA
- a CDS encoding TRAP transporter small permease subunit, with amino-acid sequence MDGLLNRFVVNRLEPVVRAAGWVARAAVLMLVVLVATNVLLRYVLSWSPVGMQEAEWHLVSPIALLGMAYAVYHRADVRVDFLYERFGPRTREGIDLLASLLTLAVGVLIATLAIPYVMQSYHTGEGSPDPGGLPYRYLLKVFIPLGFALLALQGLIDVLRAGARLFSRAAPEDSREPRP; translated from the coding sequence ATGGATGGGTTGTTGAACCGTTTTGTAGTGAACCGCCTTGAGCCCGTGGTGCGGGCCGCAGGCTGGGTGGCCCGTGCCGCCGTGCTGATGCTGGTGGTTCTGGTCGCCACCAATGTGCTGCTGCGTTATGTGTTGTCCTGGAGCCCGGTGGGCATGCAGGAAGCCGAATGGCATCTGGTCTCGCCGATCGCGTTGCTCGGCATGGCCTACGCGGTCTATCACCGTGCGGATGTGCGGGTGGATTTTCTCTATGAACGCTTCGGGCCGCGCACGCGTGAAGGGATCGATTTGCTCGCCAGTCTGCTAACCCTGGCCGTCGGCGTACTTATCGCCACGCTGGCGATACCCTATGTGATGCAGTCCTATCACACCGGTGAGGGATCGCCGGATCCTGGCGGCCTGCCTTACCGCTATTTGCTCAAAGTATTCATTCCATTGGGATTCGCGTTACTGGCGTTGCAGGGATTGATCGACGTGCTGCGTGCCGGGGCGCGGTTGTTTTCCCGCGCAGCACCCGAGGATAGCCGGGAGCCCCGCCCATGA
- a CDS encoding FecR domain-containing protein, which yields MSESWSADAEEGLPTPPDIAKEIARQAVEWLVEWQSGDMTADRQEAFRRWHHANPDHRRAWRHIEQVNQRLRDLGGPHRAPLARATLLTPPLSSRSRTRRRVVQSLVAALFLGGGAWSTRDAWPVWRADLRTAVGERATHRLEDGTELTLNTDSAVDVLFDDHERRLRLIAGEIMVTTGQDRRPLVVETGQGELRPLGTRFTVRVLEDAIRLSVLEGVVAIHPRDQGYQAARVPAGQQRRFNAFGVAPAAPLDDNAAAWTHGMLVASNQRLADFLAELSRYRSGSLSCDPAVADLRLSGTYPLADSDQVLTALPGILPVEVRFLTRYWVRILPKSSSG from the coding sequence ATGAGTGAGTCCTGGTCCGCCGACGCCGAGGAAGGGCTGCCCACCCCGCCGGACATTGCCAAGGAGATTGCTCGGCAGGCGGTGGAATGGCTGGTGGAGTGGCAATCCGGTGACATGACCGCCGACCGCCAGGAGGCGTTTCGCCGTTGGCACCACGCCAATCCGGATCACCGCCGCGCCTGGCGGCACATCGAGCAGGTCAACCAGCGCCTGCGCGATCTCGGCGGGCCGCACCGGGCGCCGCTGGCCCGGGCTACCCTGCTCACGCCTCCCCTCTCTTCCCGGTCGCGCACGCGCCGGCGTGTGGTGCAATCGCTGGTCGCCGCCTTGTTTCTCGGTGGCGGCGCCTGGAGCACCCGTGATGCCTGGCCGGTGTGGCGGGCGGACTTGCGCACCGCGGTGGGCGAGCGTGCCACCCACCGGCTCGAGGACGGCACCGAACTGACACTGAATACCGACAGCGCCGTGGATGTGCTGTTCGACGATCACGAACGGCGGCTGCGCTTGATTGCCGGCGAAATCATGGTCACCACCGGCCAGGACCGCCGCCCGCTGGTGGTCGAAACCGGGCAGGGAGAACTGCGCCCTTTGGGCACCCGCTTCACGGTGCGGGTCCTGGAGGATGCCATTCGTCTCAGCGTGCTCGAAGGCGTGGTGGCGATCCATCCCCGCGACCAGGGGTACCAGGCCGCCAGGGTGCCAGCCGGCCAGCAGCGGCGCTTCAACGCCTTTGGCGTGGCGCCGGCGGCTCCGCTGGACGACAACGCCGCGGCCTGGACCCACGGCATGCTGGTGGCCAGCAACCAGCGTCTGGCGGATTTCCTGGCGGAACTGAGCCGCTACCGCAGTGGCTCTCTGAGTTGCGATCCGGCGGTGGCGGACCTGCGCCTGTCCGGCACCTATCCGCTGGCCGACAGCGACCAGGTACTGACCGCCCTGCCCGGCATCCTGCCGGTGGAAGTGCGCTTCCTGACCCGCTATTGGGTACGGATTTTGCCAAAATCGTCTTCCGGGTGA
- a CDS encoding dicarboxylate/amino acid:cation symporter, translating to MKLHHQIFLAMILGGLAGWVTSEDTRILGIAVIEAYDLIGTLFINALKMLVVPLITTAIISGLINVGQGKNLGRLGAKTVLFYMSTSLIAILIGLLLVNLITPGIIDGEPARDLLGFAANTQDVLQKIEGRGAGEFTQILLQMLPPNLVQAAADGQMLGLIVFSLLFGFFLRTLAGAPGDTLRNMVEGFYEVMVSITMLIIRFAPLGVFGLIAATVTRTGLDALEPLLWFFFTVLAALFLHAFVVMPLLIRVLAQRSPWRHFQAMSPALMTAFSSASSAATLPLTMDCVQKRSGVSKRTASFVLPLGATVNMDGTALYECAAAIFIAQAYGLDLSFGMQFAIVFTALITSIGVASIPAASLVAITVILGIIGLPAEAIGLILVTDRILDMCRTAVNVWGDSVGAVLLARSEGEENVLQTPMRQLDGQRHAV from the coding sequence ATGAAACTGCATCACCAGATTTTTCTCGCCATGATTTTGGGCGGGCTGGCGGGCTGGGTGACCAGTGAAGATACCCGGATATTGGGCATCGCCGTTATCGAAGCCTATGACCTGATCGGCACGTTGTTCATCAATGCCTTGAAAATGCTGGTGGTGCCCTTGATCACCACCGCCATCATCAGTGGTCTGATCAACGTTGGCCAGGGCAAGAACCTGGGCCGACTGGGCGCCAAGACCGTGCTGTTCTATATGAGCACCAGCCTGATCGCCATTCTGATCGGTTTGTTGCTGGTGAATCTCATCACCCCGGGCATCATCGACGGCGAACCGGCCCGGGACCTGCTGGGCTTCGCCGCCAACACCCAGGACGTGCTACAGAAAATCGAAGGCCGGGGCGCCGGCGAGTTCACTCAGATTCTGCTGCAAATGTTACCGCCCAATCTGGTGCAGGCCGCCGCCGATGGCCAGATGCTGGGGCTGATCGTGTTCTCGCTGCTGTTCGGCTTTTTCCTGCGGACGCTGGCCGGCGCGCCGGGCGACACCCTGCGCAACATGGTCGAGGGGTTCTACGAGGTGATGGTCAGCATCACCATGCTAATCATCCGTTTCGCCCCGTTGGGCGTGTTCGGCCTGATCGCCGCCACCGTCACCCGCACCGGGCTGGACGCCCTGGAACCGCTGCTGTGGTTCTTCTTCACGGTACTCGCCGCCCTGTTCCTGCATGCCTTCGTGGTGATGCCACTGCTGATCCGGGTGTTGGCGCAACGCTCCCCCTGGCGCCATTTCCAGGCCATGTCACCGGCACTGATGACCGCGTTCTCCTCGGCCAGCTCCGCCGCCACCTTGCCGTTGACCATGGATTGCGTGCAAAAGCGGTCCGGTGTTTCCAAGCGCACCGCCAGTTTCGTGCTGCCGCTGGGCGCCACCGTGAACATGGACGGCACCGCGCTGTACGAATGCGCCGCCGCCATTTTTATCGCCCAGGCCTATGGTCTGGATTTGTCCTTCGGCATGCAGTTCGCCATTGTGTTCACCGCCCTGATCACTTCCATCGGCGTCGCCAGCATCCCCGCCGCCAGCCTGGTGGCGATCACCGTGATCCTCGGCATCATCGGCCTGCCGGCGGAAGCGATTGGTTTGATTCTGGTCACCGACCGTATTCTCGACATGTGCCGTACCGCGGTGAATGTGTGGGGCGACAGCGTCGGCGCCGTCCTGCTGGCCCGCAGTGAAGGCGAGGAAAACGTGCTACAAACCCCGATGCGCCAACTGGATGGCCAACGCCATGCGGTGTAG
- a CDS encoding sigma-70 family RNA polymerase sigma factor: MASSGQWHQQIDRLYGDHQRWLVSWFRRKLGCHQRADDLTHDTFMRLLVRREAITVREPRAFLTTLASRVLSNHWRREQVEAAYLKSLAALPEAQAPSPEEHALLLEALHQVDRMLGDLPLPVKRAFLYAQLDGLTHQAIADKLNLSISTVKRYLIRASAQCYFALESA, from the coding sequence ATGGCGAGTAGCGGCCAGTGGCACCAGCAAATCGATCGGCTTTATGGCGACCACCAGCGCTGGCTGGTGAGCTGGTTCCGTCGCAAGCTCGGCTGCCATCAGCGTGCCGATGACCTCACCCACGACACTTTCATGCGCCTGCTGGTACGCCGGGAGGCCATCACCGTGCGCGAGCCGCGCGCCTTTCTCACCACCCTGGCCAGCCGGGTGCTGTCCAACCACTGGCGCCGCGAGCAAGTGGAAGCCGCTTACCTGAAGAGTCTGGCGGCGCTGCCCGAGGCGCAGGCGCCCTCGCCGGAGGAGCACGCCCTGCTGCTGGAAGCCTTGCACCAGGTGGACCGGATGCTGGGCGACCTGCCGTTGCCGGTGAAGCGCGCTTTTCTTTACGCCCAGTTGGACGGCCTCACCCATCAGGCCATCGCCGACAAGCTGAACCTGTCGATCAGCACGGTGAAGCGCTATCTGATTCGTGCCTCCGCCCAATGCTACTTCGCTCTGGAAAGTGCATGA